One segment of Macrobrachium rosenbergii isolate ZJJX-2024 chromosome 25, ASM4041242v1, whole genome shotgun sequence DNA contains the following:
- the LOC136852195 gene encoding macrophage mannose receptor 1-like, whose protein sequence is MFFSSVLTVGFGRIRSGSSQPLSEDLSVKIQSRLQLTYPEGTDATRDALPKLGCNPEKLKAEDSLTGVLLKRIPKLEDEFGLRVKLTFSEGFLTSCELVPAEISRQEACLTPPVISTPGLICKDGWSLVESTCFLLSDKKGNWSEGQTFCNSEGGTLATVSSSLQQAVIASQLNSDTWIGLTDLKEEGNFTWADGSPLAYTNWADGQPDNKGQYWIFGEKDNCAELKKNYNYFWNDDNCAEENRFLCSTPADPAPTTTTPTTTTTTTTTTTTTTTTTTAPPTCQEGWEQRDLSCYKASKHQATWQDAHDSCVALGATLTSITSEKEQDFVAGLLDASGWIGLNDLKEEGVFVWDDSTEVTYAKWEVGEPNDGNILGFGGSEDCVEMKKSFGYTWNDEDCDNERRYVCERPAE, encoded by the exons ATGTTCTTCTCGTCCGTTTTGACG GTTGGATTTGGCCGGATCAGATCTGGGAGCTCCCAGCCTCTGAGTGAAGATTTATCTGTCAAAATTCAGTCTAGACTTCAACTGACTTATCCTGAGGGAACTGACGCCACCAGGGATGCCCTGCCCAAGCTGGGATGCAATCCCGAGAAGCTGAAGGCTGAG GATTCGTTGACTGGAGTCTTGCTGAAACGTATTCCCAAACTGGAGGATGAATTCGGTCTTCGAGTGAAGCTGACTTTCAGCGAAGGCTTCTTGACCTCCTGCGAGCTTGTTCCTGCAG AGATTTCGCGCCAAGAGGCCTGTCTGACTCCCCCCGTCATCAGCACCCCTGGACTCATCTGCAAAGATGGTTGGTCTTTGGTCGAGTCCACCTGCTTCCTCTTGTCCGACAAGAAGGGGAACTGGTCAGAGGGCCAGACCTTCTGCAACTCTGAGGGTGGAACTCTCGCTACTGTATCCTCTTCTCTTCAACAGGCCGTTATTGCTA GCCAGTTGAACTCAGACACCTGGATTGGTCTTACGGACTTGAAGGAAGAAGGAAACTTCACCTGGGCTGATGGCAGTCCTCTGGCTTATACCAA CTGGGCTGATGGACAACCAGATAACAAAGGTCAATACTGGATTTTCGGTGAAAAAGACAACTGTGCCGAATTGAAGAAGAATTACAACTACTTCTGGAACGACGATAATTGTGCAGAAGAAAACAG ATTCCTCTGCAGCACCCCAGCCGACCCAGCACCCACAACCACAACTCCCACGACCAccactactaccactaccactacaaCCACAACAACCACCACCACTACCGCCCCACCCACTTGCCAGGAGGGGTGGGAGCAACGCGACCTCTCCTGTTACAAGGCCAGCAAGCATCAGGCAACCTGGCAAGATGCCCACGACTCCTGCGTTGCCCTCGGTGCCACCTTGACCTCCATCACGAGCGAAAAGGAACAGGACTTCGTCGCTG GTCTTCTCGATGCAAGTGGATGGATCGGTCTCAATGACCTGAAGGAAGAAGGTGTCTTTGTCTGGGATGATTCCACCGAAGTAACTTACGCCAA gtGGGAAGTGGGAGAACCCAACGACGGTAACATCTTAGGATTCGGAGGCTCCGAGGATTGTGTGGAGATGAAGAAATCCTTCGGGTACACCTGGAACGACGAGGACTGCGACAACGAAAGGAG aTACGTTTGCGAACGCCCAGCGGAGTGA